The proteins below come from a single Myxococcales bacterium genomic window:
- a CDS encoding YtxH domain-containing protein, producing the protein MLKLALYILGGALLGFAYHRLVGCRSGACLITANPYVSTVYGAVMGYLMSGGVR; encoded by the coding sequence ATGTTGAAACTTGCACTCTACATCCTCGGAGGCGCTCTCCTCGGCTTCGCCTACCACCGCCTCGTCGGCTGTCGGTCGGGCGCCTGCCTCATTACGGCCAACCCGTACGTCTCCACGGTCTACGGCGCCGTGATGGGGTATCTGATGTCGGGCGGAGTCCGCTGA
- a CDS encoding MarR family transcriptional regulator → MDRLLAPITTQQAAVLTVIGAGAPSVSEVAAALSTTHQNVKQVALALERKGFVRIEGDPRDKRVRRLVATKKSARHWARRDPGDHEQTATWFEALAPGELALLIATLRKVDASLRREPPTGLPEGDARARAPR, encoded by the coding sequence ATGGATCGGCTCCTCGCGCCCATCACCACGCAGCAGGCCGCCGTGCTCACAGTGATTGGCGCGGGCGCGCCCTCGGTGAGCGAGGTGGCCGCCGCCCTGTCGACCACCCACCAGAACGTGAAGCAGGTCGCGCTCGCCCTCGAGCGCAAGGGGTTCGTCCGCATCGAGGGTGACCCGCGCGACAAGCGCGTCCGACGCCTCGTGGCGACCAAGAAGAGCGCGCGGCACTGGGCGCGACGCGACCCTGGAGACCACGAGCAGACGGCGACGTGGTTCGAAGCGCTCGCGCCCGGCGAGCTCGCGCTCCTCATCGCCACGCTGCGCAAGGTCGACGCCTCCCTGCGGCGCGAGCCCCCGACGGGCCTCCCCGAGGGCGACGCGCGCGCGCGGGCTCCGCGGTAG
- a CDS encoding cytochrome P450: MTTLAELRRLPDVGLFGSFGRSAPERITFQRELAQVDEPLVRGRVLHLPLVATCTPEAAHEVLVTKAKSFEKSPGIRLMLHRLAGEGLFTSEGSLWRRQRKLMSPIFQPAPMHQYAETMRLVAERAASGMRAGQSIDVAHETMRIAMSVVGKALFDTDTFDEADAIGGALTTCLAWVNGNVGSPAIVGHLFVLDATDALAKRTTGRVAALAHRVHDKFADPFMLPGVREPKLLSAVTLLNERIQAMIDERRRHGFQRKDLLTRLLTAEDPETSARMSDKQVRDEAITLFVAGHETTATALAWAFYLLARHPELMARAQAEADAFDDAPITEWQPERLALLTRVFRETMRLYPPLMMMMRRATEEVVIAGTTLPRHTLVFVSAYSQHHRPDIYPDPYAFDPDRWLPEREALRPKGSYLPFSAGPRFCIGVHFAMMEGPIVLATLLRRWRFEIDPKRTITADDFATLRPKGGVPATVRAHERGERAAPARG, from the coding sequence ATGACCACCCTGGCGGAACTTCGTCGGCTCCCGGACGTGGGGCTCTTTGGGAGCTTCGGACGGAGCGCGCCCGAGCGGATCACGTTCCAGCGCGAGCTTGCCCAGGTCGACGAGCCGCTCGTGCGCGGGCGCGTCCTGCACCTGCCGCTCGTGGCCACTTGCACGCCGGAGGCCGCTCACGAGGTGCTCGTGACCAAAGCGAAGAGCTTCGAGAAGTCGCCGGGTATCCGTCTCATGCTCCATAGGCTCGCGGGCGAAGGGCTGTTCACCAGTGAGGGCTCGCTCTGGCGGCGCCAGCGCAAGCTGATGTCGCCCATTTTTCAGCCCGCGCCGATGCACCAATACGCCGAGACGATGCGCCTCGTGGCGGAGCGCGCGGCCTCCGGCATGCGCGCGGGCCAGTCGATCGACGTGGCGCACGAGACCATGCGCATCGCGATGAGCGTCGTGGGCAAGGCGCTCTTCGACACCGACACCTTCGACGAGGCCGACGCGATCGGGGGAGCGCTGACGACCTGCCTCGCGTGGGTGAACGGCAACGTCGGGAGCCCCGCCATCGTCGGCCATCTCTTCGTACTCGACGCGACCGACGCGCTCGCCAAGCGGACCACCGGCCGCGTCGCGGCGCTCGCCCATCGCGTGCACGACAAATTCGCCGACCCGTTCATGCTGCCGGGCGTCCGCGAGCCGAAGCTGCTCTCCGCGGTGACGCTGCTGAACGAGCGCATTCAGGCGATGATCGACGAGCGACGGCGGCACGGCTTCCAGCGCAAGGACCTCCTCACGCGGCTCCTCACGGCGGAAGACCCCGAGACCTCAGCCCGCATGAGCGACAAGCAAGTGCGCGACGAGGCGATCACCCTCTTCGTCGCCGGGCACGAGACGACGGCCACCGCGCTCGCGTGGGCGTTCTACCTGCTCGCGCGCCACCCCGAGCTCATGGCGCGGGCCCAAGCCGAGGCCGACGCCTTCGACGACGCGCCCATCACGGAGTGGCAGCCCGAGCGGCTCGCGTTGCTCACGCGCGTCTTCCGCGAGACGATGCGCCTCTACCCGCCGTTGATGATGATGATGCGGCGCGCGACCGAGGAGGTCGTGATCGCGGGCACGACGCTGCCGCGCCACACGCTCGTGTTCGTGAGCGCGTACTCGCAACATCACCGCCCGGACATCTACCCGGATCCGTACGCGTTCGACCCGGATCGATGGCTGCCCGAGCGCGAAGCGCTGCGTCCCAAGGGATCGTATTTGCCATTCAGCGCGGGGCCGCGCTTCTGCATCGGGGTGCATTTCGCGATGATGGAGGGGCCCATCGTGCTGGCGACCCTCCTGCGTCGATGGCGCTTCGAGATCGATCCGAAGCGCACGATCACGGCCGACGACTTCGCGACCCTGAGGCCGAAGGGCGGGGTCCCGGCGACGGTGCGCGCGCACGAGCGCGGGGAGCGAGCCGCGCCGGCCCGGGGATGA
- a CDS encoding serine/threonine protein kinase — protein sequence MSAPSPFAPGTAIGPYTLTSRLGGGGMGEVHAARSARGAAVAVKLITGAGIRDAETVARFRREGEVLQALSHPAIVPVYEVGVDATSKTPFLAMEQIDGEDLERLVEREGPLPVTLAVAIGLDLCGAVAHAHARGILHRDIKPANVLVPRTRARGYAILCDFGLSKRLGAGPGEVITASEAILGTALYMAPEQTVDAQRASEKSDVWSLAMTLYVALSGRSPFEGSSVSSCSTRPRPWRCPTFAPWCPTCRPTSRRRCGPR from the coding sequence ATGAGCGCACCGTCACCTTTTGCTCCGGGGACCGCGATCGGCCCGTACACGCTCACGTCGCGCCTCGGCGGAGGCGGCATGGGCGAGGTCCACGCGGCGAGGTCCGCGCGCGGCGCCGCCGTCGCGGTGAAGCTCATCACGGGGGCAGGTATCCGGGACGCCGAGACCGTCGCCCGCTTCAGGCGAGAGGGGGAGGTCCTCCAGGCCCTGTCGCACCCGGCGATCGTGCCCGTGTACGAGGTCGGCGTGGACGCCACCTCGAAGACGCCGTTCCTCGCGATGGAGCAGATCGACGGGGAAGACCTGGAGCGCCTCGTCGAACGCGAGGGGCCTCTCCCCGTTACGCTGGCCGTCGCGATAGGCCTCGATCTCTGTGGAGCCGTCGCGCACGCCCACGCGCGCGGCATCCTCCACCGCGACATCAAGCCTGCGAACGTGCTCGTGCCCCGAACGCGGGCCCGCGGGTACGCCATCCTCTGCGACTTCGGGCTCTCCAAGCGGCTGGGGGCGGGCCCCGGCGAGGTCATCACGGCGTCGGAAGCCATCCTCGGCACCGCGCTCTACATGGCGCCCGAGCAGACCGTCGACGCGCAGCGCGCCAGCGAGAAGTCCGACGTGTGGAGCCTCGCGATGACGCTCTACGTGGCGCTGTCGGGGCGCTCTCCGTTCGAGGGCTCGTCGGTTTCCAGCTGCTCAACGCGACCGCGACCGTGGCGGTGCCCGACGTTCGCACCGTGGTGCCCCACGTGCCGGCCGACGTCGCGGCGGCGCTGCGGTCCTCGCTAG